CGGGAGCGTCTCACCCCCTATCTGGCCGCGCGCCGGCTCGTCGACTGGTCCGGCCCGCACGGTTGGACATACTCGGCCACCGACCTGGGCCGCATCCAACGCGTCGAGGACACCGCCGACATGGCCGGGGAAGAAGTGGCGCGACGCGTGGTGCTGCCGGTCATCGAATTCCGCGTGCCGTTCACGGTGCGCCGGGACGAGGTGGCCGCCGCCGCTCGCGGTGCGCTCGACCTGGACCTCGACGATCTGGTGCGTGCCGCGAGCCGCGCCGCGGAGTGCGAGAACGCGGCGATTCTGCATGGTTGGAAGCCGGCCGACGTGGTGGGCATCACCGACGCCGCCGCGCATTCGGCCGTGCCGCTCGGTGACGACGCGGGCGGTTACCCGCACGCCGTCGCGGTGGCGGTGGACCGGCTACGGGACGCGGGCGTCGACGGTCCGTTCGCGCTCGCCATCGACCCCAAGGGCTACACCCGCATCATGGAGACGACCGAGCGCGGCGGGCACCCACTGCTGGACCACCTGCGGCAGATCCTCGGTGGCGACATCATCCGCGCTCCGGGCATCTCCGGAGCCGTTGTGCTCACCCGCCGCGGTGGGGACTTCGTTCTCGACGTCGCCCAGGATCTGGCCGTCGGCTACTCACATCACAACGGCTCGGCCATCCACCTGTACCTGGAGGAAGCGTTCACCTTCCGGGTCATCGAACCCGATGCCGGAATCGCGCTCACTCGCTGAGCGGCGCTGAGCTCATTCGTGCTCGTTGTGGCGGGCCTCGGCCCGGCGCAGCCCTTCCTCGCCGTATTCCCCGATGCGCTCGCGGTGCTCCTTGCTCATCGGGGCGTTACGCGCAGTGCGCGAGCCCAGGCCCACCGTGATGGCCCACATGCCGACCAGCGCGATGACAACGGCGATGACAATCGGGATGGCTCCATGGGTGGCAAGCATGCAGTGTTACTTCCCGTGGGCCGCGGCCCCACACACCGGCTACGCGGCGGCGACGACCTCGGAACGCTCCGCGCCGACCGGCTCCAGCGGCAGCACGGTGGCGGTGGTGGCCCGCTCGGCGACCGCGACGGTGTCCGCGACCTCGCGCATCAGGTCGGACATGCGCATGCCCAGCGCGTCGCAGATGGAGGCCAGCAACTCCGACGAGGCCTCTTTCTGGCCGCGTTCCACCTCGGAGAGGTACCCCAGGGACACCCGGGCCAGCGCCGAGACCTCTCGCAAGGTGCGTCCCTGCTCCTGCCGACGGCGGCGCAGCACTTCGCCGAGCAGGCGTCGCAGCAGGATCATCGCCGGCCTCCCTCGGCCCGAAGGTACGTCCTACCCGCAACGGTACCCGTCGATAGCCCGCTGCGGCGATGGTGTAACAACGTGTTCCGCCCGGGGCGAAATTTCCCCCGTTCGGCGGGCCGAGGGCTCATCCG
The nucleotide sequence above comes from Sporichthyaceae bacterium. Encoded proteins:
- a CDS encoding family 1 encapsulin nanocompartment shell protein, with the translated sequence MTDHLARDLAPIPAQAWELIDREARERLTPYLAARRLVDWSGPHGWTYSATDLGRIQRVEDTADMAGEEVARRVVLPVIEFRVPFTVRRDEVAAAARGALDLDLDDLVRAASRAAECENAAILHGWKPADVVGITDAAAHSAVPLGDDAGGYPHAVAVAVDRLRDAGVDGPFALAIDPKGYTRIMETTERGGHPLLDHLRQILGGDIIRAPGISGAVVLTRRGGDFVLDVAQDLAVGYSHHNGSAIHLYLEEAFTFRVIEPDAGIALTR
- a CDS encoding helix-turn-helix transcriptional regulator — its product is MILLRRLLGEVLRRRRQEQGRTLREVSALARVSLGYLSEVERGQKEASSELLASICDALGMRMSDLMREVADTVAVAERATTATVLPLEPVGAERSEVVAAA